TTCGGCTGCTTTACGCGAACAACTGCCCGCGCAGCTGCGCGGGGCGGGTGCATCGAGCATCGCTGTAAACCTGGCCGACGCCGACGTCGACTACGCTGCCGCCCAGCGCATGACGCGTTTTGATCCCGCTCCGGCGGCCGTCGTCTCGTTCTGGCTCGAGGACTCCGACCTGCGCGAGCCGTTGGAGCAGGCCTTGCATGCTTGCTGCGAAAAACTCGCCGGCTATCTCGTGGTCGAGTCGCTGCCGCTGGTCAACACCACGCACACGGCCGCCGTGGGGCAGCGCACCCCGGGTACCAACGTAATCGCGCTCATCGAGTGTCCGTCGGCCATGCCGTACGCCGACTGGGTGGAGCACTGGCACACCACCCACAGGCGCGTGGCCCTCGAAGTGCAGTGCACCTACGAGTACATACGCAACGAGGTCGTGCGCGCCTTGACCGACGACGCCCCGCCGTTTAACGCCATAGTCGAGGAGGGTTTTCCGACCGAGGCCGTCGTTGACCCCATGCTGTGGTACTGCGCCGATGGCAGCGACGACAAGTTGCAGGAAAATTTTGGACGCATGATGGAGAGCGTGGCTGCGTTTCTCGAAGTACCACGGGTGGAGTCCCACCCGATGTCGCAGTACGTTCTCGACGCTCCATTGCCGCGCAACCAGGACCGGGACTAGGTCCCGGGAGAGAAGGAAAACATGGGAAAACTTGAAGGGAAGGTTGCCGTCGTCACTGGCGGGGCAAGTGGTATAGGCGAGGCAACGCTGCGCTTGTTTGTCGAAGAGGGCGCGCGCGTGGTGGTTGCCGACATCAAGGACGAGCAGGGGCAGGCGCTCGCCGACGAGCTGGCCTGGGAGAAAGGCGCCGCCGTGTTTCAACACACCGACGTGACCAACGGCGAGCAGGTGGCTGCCGCGGTGGCCCGCGCGGTGAGCGAATTCGGCCAACTCGACATCATGCATAACAACGCCGGTGCCATGGTTGGTCGTGGCTCGGTGCTCGAGATGGAAGAGGCCGAGGTCGACCGCGCGCTGGGCCTGTTGTTCAAGAGCGTGTTTTTCGGCGTGCGCGAGGCAGGGCGCGTGATGTCAAAGCAGGGCAAGGGCAGCATCGTCAACACGGCGAGTATAGCCGGCCTGAACCCCGGCGCGGGGCCACACCTGTACGCGACGGCCAAGGCCGCCGTGGTTTTCTTCACCGGTTCGGCGGCGCTTGAACTCGGTGAGTACGATGTGCGCGTTAACTGCGTGTGCCCCGGCGGCGTGGCCACCGAGCTGGTGTCGAGCGCGTTGGGCGCGGGTGCCGATATATTGCCTGCCATCGAAGAGAGCATGCGCGGCCGCCAGGCCATAGAGCGACCAGGGCGGACGATAGACATCGCGCGCACCGTCTTGTGGTTGGCCTCCGACGAATCCGACTACGTGACCGGCCAGGCGATCGCCATTGACGGTGGCGAAAACTACGGCGCCAAGTGGTCCAAGCAGACCATGCAGTAGGAGCTTGCGCGGGGCTCTGGCTGGCGCTGCGATTCAGTTCAGCAGCAAGCCGAGGCCGGCCAGGCCCAGCCCCAGCCAGCAGGCGGTACGAAAACGTTCGGGACTCACGTGGCGGGCGGTGCGCACGCCGAGCCACGCGCCCAGCAGTACCATGGGTGTCATCATCAAGGCTTCGAGCACGACCTCGCCGCTCATCAGCCCGCGCGAGGCGGCCACCGGCAATCGCGCCAGCCCCATGACCAGGAACAGGGCCTGCAAAGTGGCCTTGAGTGCTTCGGGATCCTCGTCCTGCCGGTAAAACTGTATGACCAGCGGTGGTCCGCCGGCGTTGAAAGCGCCCGCCAGCGAGCCCCCGGCCAGGCCCGCCAGCATGTCTGTCCACGCGGGTGGGTTTTTAGTGAGCTCGCCGCCGCGCAGGTTGAGGATCGACACGACAAGGATTATGCCGCCGAGCACGCGCGTCATGAGTACGGTGTCGAGGCTGGCCAGGGCCGTAACGCCCAGGGCCACCCCGGCGATGGCGGGCAGTGCCGTGCGCTTTAGCAGCGGGAGCAGCAGGCTGTGGCGCAGCATGTAGAGCGCGCCCATGTTCATGGCGAGGCCTGCCACGTTGACCACGCCCGATGCGTGCAGCAGGTCGGAGGCCACCACCGTACCCATCATGGCGATGGCGCCGAAGCCGAAGCCGACAAAGCCCTGCG
The DNA window shown above is from Candidatus Binatota bacterium and carries:
- a CDS encoding glucose 1-dehydrogenase, with product MGKLEGKVAVVTGGASGIGEATLRLFVEEGARVVVADIKDEQGQALADELAWEKGAAVFQHTDVTNGEQVAAAVARAVSEFGQLDIMHNNAGAMVGRGSVLEMEEAEVDRALGLLFKSVFFGVREAGRVMSKQGKGSIVNTASIAGLNPGAGPHLYATAKAAVVFFTGSAALELGEYDVRVNCVCPGGVATELVSSALGAGADILPAIEESMRGRQAIERPGRTIDIARTVLWLASDESDYVTGQAIAIDGGENYGAKWSKQTMQ
- a CDS encoding sulfite exporter TauE/SafE family protein, whose translation is MSPEALALTAAVMLLAAFTQGFVGFGFGAIAMMGTVVASDLLHASGVVNVAGLAMNMGALYMLRHSLLLPLLKRTALPAIAGVALGVTALASLDTVLMTRVLGGIILVVSILNLRGGELTKNPPAWTDMLAGLAGGSLAGAFNAGGPPLVIQFYRQDEDPEALKATLQALFLVMGLARLPVAASRGLMSGEVVLEALMMTPMVLLGAWLGVRTARHVSPERFRTACWLGLGLAGLGLLLN